One stretch of Elstera cyanobacteriorum DNA includes these proteins:
- the proC gene encoding pyrroline-5-carboxylate reductase has translation MGLALLLLGCGKMGGAMARGWLASGAVDRVLVVDPHQPTDPALAGDARLSWVPDVAGLGDLGGLDAIVLAVKPQMMDGALAALAPKIAGAPLILSIAAGKTIAYFEKHLGAALPIVRSMPNLPAAIGRGVTVCVATDKVSATQRALATQLLTACGAVEWVTEEKQIDAVTALSGGGPAYVFALIEAMTEAGIAVGLPADVAGRLARVTIAGAGELVHQSDLPAATLRENVCSPGGTTIEAIKVLMGPDGWQPIVTRAIAAATRRAGELGA, from the coding sequence ATGGGTCTCGCGCTGCTGCTGCTTGGGTGCGGCAAGATGGGCGGGGCGATGGCCCGGGGATGGTTGGCGTCGGGCGCGGTAGACCGCGTTTTGGTGGTTGATCCCCATCAACCGACCGACCCCGCCCTCGCGGGCGATGCCCGCCTGTCGTGGGTTCCCGATGTGGCGGGTTTGGGGGATCTAGGCGGCCTTGATGCCATCGTTCTCGCGGTCAAGCCGCAGATGATGGATGGGGCGCTGGCGGCCTTGGCACCGAAGATCGCGGGCGCACCGCTGATCTTGTCGATTGCTGCGGGCAAGACCATCGCTTATTTCGAAAAACACTTGGGCGCTGCTTTGCCCATCGTTCGGTCGATGCCGAACCTGCCCGCCGCCATCGGGCGCGGGGTGACGGTCTGTGTGGCGACCGATAAGGTTTCAGCCACCCAGCGCGCCCTCGCCACCCAATTGCTGACCGCCTGCGGCGCCGTTGAATGGGTGACGGAAGAAAAACAGATTGACGCGGTCACGGCCCTATCGGGCGGCGGTCCCGCCTATGTGTTCGCGCTGATCGAAGCGATGACCGAGGCTGGTATTGCCGTGGGTCTGCCCGCCGATGTCGCCGGGCGGCTCGCGCGTGTCACCATTGCTGGCGCCGGGGAATTGGTGCATCAGTCCGACCTGCCCGCCGCAACCCTGCGCGAGAATGTCTGTAGCCCCGGCGGCACGACGATTGAGGCGATTAAGGTGCTGATGGGGCCCGACGGCTGGCAGCCTATCGTGACCCGGGCGATTGCCGCCGCCACCCGCCGCGCCGGGGAATTGGGCGCGTAA